The following coding sequences lie in one Miscanthus floridulus cultivar M001 chromosome 9, ASM1932011v1, whole genome shotgun sequence genomic window:
- the LOC136479185 gene encoding pectinesterase-like yields the protein MPTVGGCGHGLSTSTDTEALGGGKLPLWVERLLALGGARPSLGEMVGTKRVVVAKNATSGDGQFASITAALAAQEDQIGSEQSILTIFIKEGVYNETVNIIRKHVILIGEGAGKTVITGNKSHRFHNLSTPDTATVSVHGKGFMAQDLTIQNTPGPEGLQAVALLSRSHFSVVYRCSIKGYQDTLDADTGDQMYLETDIRGTVDFVFGYARAAFLGCRLLVRSSGASKPGNVVTAQGRSKPLDRSGFAFQNCSVTADEGANLTGVETFLGRPWKEHSHVIFMETFLGSIVNFTGWVDWNRSNGHIADTVVYLEYANYGPGADTSRRINTTAVRVVTDWGEAAQYTADPFVNASAWMPKDKEGRDIIPYARGLIRDPACPAPPTRASASKT from the exons ATGCCAACAGTCGGCGGCTGCGGCCACGGCCTCTCCACCAGCACGGACACGGAGGCGCTGGGCGGTGGCAAGCTGCCGCTCTGGGTCGAGCGGCTTCTGGCCCTGGGCGGAGCGCGGCCATCGCTCGGAGAAATGGTGGGGACGAAGCGCGTTGTCGTGGCCAAGAACGCCACCAGCGGCGACGGCCAGTTTGCCAGCATCACCGCTGCTTTGGCGGCGCAAGAGGACCAAATTGGTAGCGAGCAAAGTATTCTCACCATATTCATCAAGGAGGGAGTGTACAATGAGACTGTAAACATCATCCGGAAGCATGTGATCCTGATCGGAGAAGGCGCCGGGAAGACGGTGATCACCGGGAACAAGAGCCACCGGTTTCACAACCTCAGCACGCCGGACACTGCTACCGTGA GTGTTCATGGGAAGGGCTTCATGGCCCAGGACCTCACGATCCAGAACACGCCAGGCCCAGAGGGTCTGCAGGCGGTGGCGCTCTTGTCAAGATCGCACTTCTCCGTGGTCTACCGGTGCTCGATCAAGGGGTATCAGGATACCCTCGACGCCGACACCGGAGACCAGATGTATCTGGAGACGGACATCCGCGGCACCGTAGACTTCGTGTTCGGCTACGCCAGGGCGGCCTTCCTCGGTTGCCGGCTCCTGGTTCGCAGCTCCGGCGCCAGCAAGCCCGGCAACGTGGTCACCGCGCAGGGGCGCAGCAAGCCCTTGGACAGATCCGGGTTTGCGTTCCAGAACTGTTCGGTCACCGCCGACGAGGGCGCGAACCTCACGGGGGTGGAGACCTTCCTCGGCCGCCCGTGGAAGGAACACTCCCACGTGATCTTCATGGAGACCTTCCTCGGCTCCATCGTCAACTTCACCGGCTGGGTGGATTGGAACCGGAGCAACGGCCACATTGCAGACACGGTGGTGTATCTGGAGTACGCCAACTACGGGCCAGGCGCCGACACGAGCCGCCGCATCAACACCACCGCCGTGCGCGTCGTCACCGACTGGGGCGAGGCGGCACAGTACACCGCGGACCCTTTCGTCAACGCCAGCGCCTGGATGCCCAAGGACAAGGAGGGCAGGGACATCATCCCCTACGCACGCGGCTTGATCCGCGACCCGGCGTGCCCAGCCCCTCCAACAAGGGCAAGTGCTAGCAAGACCTAG